The DNA region GCGGATGAGATTGACAAGGACCAGGTCATAATTTCAAAGTTAAACGGTATGTGATAAATGTCCTTCGAGGAGTTTATCCTGTTCCTGGCTATTTGCATTTACATGAGTTTGAACGCTCCCGAATGTCCAGGTAATAATTGGATACTCCTCTTTCCCCTGTTTGCAGATGAGATTGCGTCATTAAATAGCCGCATAAATGAGTTGAGTCTACGAAGAAGGCAGGCCCTCAACGAGTACCTGGACCTGAAAGGTGGAAACCGTGGAGCGTAATGTAACAGTTATTCTGTGATTGGATGAAAATTGATCTAAATGACATTGCTAACTTGCAGGAAACATTCGGGTATTTTGCCGAATGAGGCCTATAACCATGGGCGAGAATCTTGGCCGCTCGAGACCTGTTGCTGCTCCTGACTCAAGCAAGGTTTTTCTTGAAGTCGCCGGTTCAAACAGCCGAAGTTACAGCTTCGACAGGGTTTTTCCTCCAGGCTCATCCCAAGGTGCTGAAAGCGGCACGGCACCCTCACATTTATTTAAATTCTTCAAACCCAAGAAAAAGGTTCCCTTCATCATCTGATCTTCACAAAAAAGTCTCGTGACTGAAAATTTGCAGATGAAGTCTTCATGGAAGTTGAGCCTGTCATTAAATCGGCACTAGATGGATACAACGCCTGCCTTTTTGCGTATGGTCAGACAGGCACAGGGAAAACTTTCACTATGGTAAGAAGTGAGAACTATACTACGTAGTTCAGAAGTATCAATCTTAAAGTATCATATGACACTTAAAAGCAGTCTATCAATATCCTTCGTCTATCTACAATTTCGGTCTTCTGATTGAAAATTCACTCTCCCTGTGTTGAACTATAGGAAGGCAATTCAGATAATCCAGGACTGGTGCCTCGAACAATTCAAGCACTGCTCAAACGAGCATCGAACAGTAACTATAAGTACCTGTTCAGATTCAGTATGCTCGAGATTTACTTGAGAAATCTCAAGGATTTGCTTGTCCCTCAGCCTGTAAAGCCAACAGATCCTATGCCCCCAAAGTGAGTTTTCTTCCATACATAACTCAAGTGATGCACACCAGGGTCATTCCTGACTTACTTTGCTATTTCCGTGAACAGCCTCACTATCCAAATGGATCCTAGTGGAGGGATTGATATCGAGAACCTTGTGGCAATACCAGTGAGCGACCACAACCAGGCTCTACAGCTGTACAGATTAGGCTGCCGGTTCAGATCGACCGCTTCGACCAACTCTAACCTTAACTCAAGCAGATCGCACTGGTAACTTCTCATTCTGTTCACAAAATCGCAAAACTCAATTAACAAATGAGTAGGAAACACCGATTGGCCCGTTGTTTCATGAAACACCTTTGAGCTTGACCATGGCACTGTTGATTCTGGTCTCCATAGTCCTCTGAGTGTAGGCATTTCATGGATATGTCTGCACAATAAGTACACCAAAGACCCAGAATAATGGTGAATTTGGTGAGTTGTACTAAACTTTGTGTATTGATCTCCACAGCTTGATTCGCATATCTATCACTTGCCTCAATGCTCCCGAGAGGAGACGGGAGAAAAACAAAGTCTGGTTAATTGACCTCGGAGGCAGTGAGCGTGTAGTGAAAACAAAGGCAAGTGGAAGGAGATTGGAAGAGGGAAAAGCAATCAACTTATCGCTCTCTGCCCTGGGAGATGTGATCTATGCCCTTCAGAGGAAAAAGGGTCACATCCCTTTCAGGTGAGGAAAGAAGACTCTACGGAACCGACACATACCCTACATTCCTAGACTTATGTGCAGTTCCACATTATTCGAAGTACCCGGCTATGGAAATGTTCAGCATCAAATAGCAATACTAACCCCGAGCCTTGTACATTGCAGGAACAGCAAGCTGACGCAAGTTCTGAAGGATTCACTAGGTACTTATACTCCTCATCCTCAAAACTCTCTATCTACTTGGACCAGCAACATTATTCAGTTCTAATATCACGTGCAGTCTTCTTCGGGAATGTCTTTCACAGTGTCGGTATAGGGCCttttattaacttttctttATCTGCATCTTCGAAAATCTAGGAGAGGACTCAAAAACGTTGATGTTAGTCCATGTAAGCCCGAAAGAGGAAGATCTTTGTGAGACCATATGTACGCTCAACTTTGCTGCTAGGGTGAGAAGCACTTGCCTGGGAAATGAAGATCCAACTGTAAGAATACGACTTTTTACCTTTCAGGTAAATCCCAAGGTAACCTCAGGCTATTTCTGATAATTACTGTTGTTAAGCAGGAAAAGGCACAGAAGGAAGCTGCCAAGGAAAATCTGCAGGCAGTAATTGCAGGCATTGAATGTGAGCGCCAGAAATTGAGAGAAGACATGGACAAGTTAaacataaaattgaaaagccTTACTAGGACAGACCCCTCCTGCTGTGAGAATGAATACTTAGCTTTGGAAGTCCCTCAGGTTAATCCTGACATCACGAAGAACAAAATTAAGGATGCCAGAGCAGCTTCGTCCTCAAAACTACCAGGATTTATGAGGCCGACATTTTGCAGCCAAAAGAAATCAGGAACGAATCAACCTATGTTTGATGAGAAGCAGTTGTTCAAGACACGGAAGAGACGGACATCATCTCATCGGGCCAGATCAGTGGCATTCCCGATGAAGAGTGGTTCGGAATATACTTCTGATTGCAGTATTTCTGGAGCAAGTTGTTTGGTTGATCTAATGAAAAGCACTGCAGATGTTGAAACAGAGCACAGCATAGACACATCTGAGTGTGATATCAAGATGGTCGTCTTCTCGGAGGAGAAAAAGCTGGTGACCAGtgataaaatggaaaataagaATTACTCCATGCAACATCTAAAAGTTGATAAATGGTTACAGTCACGTGAGAGCAGATTGGCTGCTCGCATTTCGAACAATAGACGGGTCCCTGCTGTACCTCTCCCACTGAAGCAAAAGGGCAAGGAACAGAACAGGGCAGAGAGCTTGCACTGTAAAGTGGATGCCAAGGATTTTAAGACTACAGAGATCGATAAACATTACAGCAAAAATGAAGTTGTTGCAGATGAGGGGGCTTCAAGCAGCTTGACAGTTGAAGTTGAAATGGATACAGCCCAAAGCAAACAGAGCAATTCACTCATGAATGAGGATCAAATGCTAGATATGGAGTCTTGGTTTGATGCCTCGTTGATACTGGAGGATGAGAATTACCCTTTTAAGGTCAGGGATGACATTCTCAGTGGTGAATTGGAGGATTTCAGGCAAAACGAGATGCCGGCTTTGCAGAAATCAAAGGAATTCATCCATGAACACAATGACCCAGAAGAAAAATTCTATGTGTCTGACTCAAGTTCAAAATCGGAGCTGTACCTTCGAGAGGTGTTGTATGACATGAATATGGAAGATACAGAAGGGAGTGCCTCCCCTAATATGTTCAAGATACAGGGAAGAACAAACCATTTGGATTTGAAGAACATAAGAGCTTTATTTACGGATGATACAATTCAGAAGAATACAAGCATCAATACACAGAATGTTCATCAATTAGAAGGGAACGCAGGCAAAGCAGGTATAAGATCAGTTCTTATTCAAACTTATCTGCTCTTAGTAAACTATGAAATTCAATGCAGTTAAACacaatatgattttaaatgtGACAGATTCATGTCTTACACTTTATGATGATTTTCGTTAGGTATCTATCATCCACTGAATGAGAAAGTTCAGATCATATGTGCCAGTGCTCTCCTAGGACTGCGATTGCAGAGCCTTGGCTTCGGGGATGACTTCTTCAATGGCTTGACACGTTAAGACCTGCATCACAGTCCACAATCGAGGAGTAACCACCACTTCTGCTCTAATATGGTCAGGAGTTTGAAATGACTCGAGCATGGCTGCAGTAAGCAGAAGATATAGAGAAAGAACAATAATCATATCTCATCGTGAATGAGTAAAGAAAAAAGCAAAGACAGTGTTTGCATAGAAACAGCATCATGATGCTGCTCCAATCTTCAGCAAATCAGGCAGAaaactttattatttattccTTCGTTTGCATGATGAGAGCTTTCGCTTACAGAGAAAGCATTTTTGACCATGTACATATGTGCATGTATATCGACACATAATGGCCAGTTTGCACATTAAAGAGCCTAGGTGGTTTCCTCCATGCAGTATTATGAGTTCCCTTCAAAGCATATGGAAAGTCTGAGTTGCAAATGGAATTACAAAATTTAATGGTGACAATAAACAATCCACTTCATTACCGAAGATAATTAGGAATACATAAACTCAGCTACTTGCGGAGAGACGTTATGACAAAGAAGAAGGGGATTTCCTGATATCCATTGAGTCGGGGAAATTATTAGAGAAGTTCAAAGCTGCATATTCTATCTGCTAGCAATGCATGATATTGCTGCTTCTGCAAATTGAGGCACTTTCAAAGTGAagaacatgtatatatatagattcgaAGGTAATATGAGGATTTTAACTTCAAGTGAAGCAGGTACTGTTCTTACGTAGCTTACCGTATAATTGGCAGGTCCATTCCCAGGGTTATCTGTGAAAATCACCTAATAACGTCTTCTACTGAAAAAGATGAGAAAAATCGACCAGGATGATCTTGGAAAACTCACAAAAAATGGTGCTATGCTAAGTCAGTCCATCGAAGAATACCGATAAATCAGCAGTTTCTCATTGCTGATTAGGAGCTTCATTCACCGTTCAAAGAAGGTCCAACACACCCCTTTGCCCCATAACTCTCTTACGTACCTTGCCTGCATTCAAGAAGATTACCGAGAAGCATGATTGCCGGGCATGATCTGCAGCAAAAACATCACTTCACAAGAGGGGCTTCTCTCTGGGCCTTTTTCATCAGACACATCCTGAACGGCGGGATGAGAAGCTAAACAACTTCAAGCAAGGGCAGACAGACACGGGGGGCTTCTGGATTCTAAAGTCCTGCACGGTCGCTGTCCGGTGTAGGCTTTCAATTCTTGAAAGTGTCAGTGGTTAGTACGTAACAGTTGGCCGTTAATATTTGCAGTTGCAGCGCAAAGGGATTCATACTCTTCACATGTACACACACCCCAATGAACATTGAATCTCTCGTTtgcgtgtgtatatatataaaataataaaatgaaaaaaatgaaatttctttaatatatttcAATCGACCGCCCCATTAAGTTTTCTAGTAAATTTCGTTATTTTTCGGCACCTTTTCATCGGCTCCAGCTATGGAACTCATAGCGGTCCAAACAGCAATAACATTTTAAATCATCAAATTTGGACAATAGTatttcccaaaaaaagaaaaaagaaaaatcaatttacGGCAAAGCTAAAGGAGAGAGACAATATCCAAATGGATGAGTCAAGTCTTTGAGGACAATActaaaattaataatcaatgGATAAGATTGATGATGTAAGTCAAATATTTTAAGTGCCTTCCCAACTTTTATTACCCAATGATGATTGTTCCCAACTCCagttatcaattttttaaactcCCATCTATTTATTCAACGGTGTGCGGGTATTAAAACTACCAGGAGGACATAATTTCCCTACTTTTTACTAAAGCGAATCGGCCGATATGTCGGAGCTCCGATTTCATTCTCGATTAAGTCGGGTCTGCTCCCTTGGTCCATCAAACTTCACAAAAAATTGTCACTTTCGAATGGCCCCGAATACGATCCTGAAAACTTATCCATCAAGGTGCGAGCAAGCGAGTCTTGGGCGCCGCACCGTGGATGGAGATAgcgaaaaaaaaggaaaatggatGGTGAAGAGAAGGGGTCATAATGCTGccaagagaaaataaaaatgacaaGACCAAAAGACATTTCCTGGGATGTACTAAAAAGTAATACTGCTTCCCATGGTTGTTTGGACCCAAACAGCTTTTCCCATTTGGAGATCTCAGGAGATGGCACAGACTTCAGTGATGATTCTCTCCTTTTCACCATTTTCTCTC from Punica granatum isolate Tunisia-2019 chromosome 3, ASM765513v2, whole genome shotgun sequence includes:
- the LOC116201499 gene encoding kinesin-like protein KIN-14T, yielding MKESSKSVANLTETIHSLLGMKATLTPNWVDSVCDIVKSIHSRGSNARFQPTKLDSDWRSLSTADEIDKDQVIISKLNDEIASLNSRINELSLRRRQALNEYLDLKGNIRVFCRMRPITMGENLGRSRPVAAPDSSKVFLEVAGSNSRSYSFDRVFPPGSSQDEVFMEVEPVIKSALDGYNACLFAYGQTGTGKTFTMEGNSDNPGLVPRTIQALLKRASNSNYKYLFRFSMLEIYLRNLKDLLVPQPVKPTDPMPPNLTIQMDPSGGIDIENLVAIPVSDHNQALQLYRLGCRFRSTASTNSNLNSSRSHCLIRISITCLNAPERRREKNKVWLIDLGGSERVVKTKASGRRLEEGKAINLSLSALGDVIYALQRKKGHIPFRNSKLTQVLKDSLGEDSKTLMLVHVSPKEEDLCETICTLNFAARVRSTCLGNEDPTEKAQKEAAKENLQAVIAGIECERQKLREDMDKLNIKLKSLTRTDPSCCENEYLALEVPQVNPDITKNKIKDARAASSSKLPGFMRPTFCSQKKSGTNQPMFDEKQLFKTRKRRTSSHRARSVAFPMKSGSEYTSDCSISGASCLVDLMKSTADVETEHSIDTSECDIKMVVFSEEKKLVTSDKMENKNYSMQHLKVDKWLQSRESRLAARISNNRRVPAVPLPLKQKGKEQNRAESLHCKVDAKDFKTTEIDKHYSKNEVVADEGASSSLTVEVEMDTAQSKQSNSLMNEDQMLDMESWFDASLILEDENYPFKVRDDILSGELEDFRQNEMPALQKSKEFIHEHNDPEEKFYVSDSSSKSELYLREVLYDMNMEDTEGSASPNMFKIQGRTNHLDLKNIRALFTDDTIQKNTSINTQNVHQLEGNAGKAGIYHPLNEKVQIICASALLGLRLQSLGFGDDFFNGLTR